A stretch of Triticum aestivum cultivar Chinese Spring chromosome 1D, IWGSC CS RefSeq v2.1, whole genome shotgun sequence DNA encodes these proteins:
- the LOC123183304 gene encoding disease resistance protein RGA5 produces MSVSATMGVMKPLLGKLAELAGNEYSRLKGVRKQASFLEKELSAMNAALEKMELMDELDPVARDWRDHVREMSYEIENCIDDFLRKFGGGHAKVGFIRKTALRLKMLGQRHRIADRMEELKVLALEANERRLRYNIDECNPNSSYECNHNSSFVAIDPRMSAIYIEAAGLVGTDGPRKELVSLLTDTEKKLKVVSIVGFGGLGKTTLAKRVYDEIREQFDCTAFVPVSQKPNMTEFMTGLLHRFPKPPKLEIDESSQAQARGMQDIIDDIIKRLKKKRYLIVIDDLWDQSTWNTISRAFREEFPEDAKGSRVIVTTRVEGVAYGACYSRPECIYRMKPLGEQDSKRLFFRRVYGSEDDHPSRFEEISAEILKKCGGLPLAIITIASLLASRPQRIRDEWESIRNSLGTQFAVNPTLEGMRSILNLSYIHLPLQLRASFLHLGFYPADCEIERDDLVRQWLAEGLVNKLHGRDMEVVANNYFNELVNRSLIQPDRTKCGELVSCRVHDMMLDLILSKCEEHNFLRVECNSEDMAREHGSKYKVHRISMNFSGGGAADETASGTIPSSMSHVRSLAHFGGSTYMPPLLHFKYLRVILFKILGDKTTDLTAISQLFQLKY; encoded by the exons ATGTCGGTGAGCGCGACAATGGGGGTGATGAAGCCCCTCCTCGGCAAGCTGGCGGAGCTGGCAGGCAACGAGTACAGCAGGCTCAAGGGGGTGAGGAAGCAGGCGTCCTTCCTCGAGAAGGAGCTCAGCGCCATGAACGCCGCCCTGGAGAAGATGGAGCTCATGGACGAGCTCGATCCGGTGGCCAGAGACTGGAGGGACCACGTCAGGGAGATGTCCTACGAAATTGAAAACTGCATCGATGACTTCCTACGCAAGTTCGGTGGCGGTCATGCCAAGGTAGGCTTCATCAGGAAGACTGCTCTACGTCTCAAGATGTTGGGACAgcgtcatcggattgctgaccgGATGGAGGAGCTCAAGGTTCTTGCGCTAGAGGCAAATGAACGACGCCTCAG GTATAACATCGACGAATGCAATCCTAATTCCAGCTATGAATGCAATCATAATTCTAGCTTTGTGGCTATTGATCCTCGGATGTCGGCGATATACATAGAAGCAGCTGGGCTTGTGGGTACCGATGGTCCAAGGAAGGAGCTTGTCAGTTTGTTGACAGATACTGAGAAGAAGCTCAAGGTGGTGTCCATTGTGGGATTTGGAGGACTGGGTAAAACTACACTTGCCAAAAGGGTGTATGATGAGATCCGAGAGCAGTTTGACTGTACAGCCTTTGTTCCCGTATCCCAAAAGCCTAATATGACAGAGTTTATGACAGGACTGCTTCATCGTTTTCCTAAACCACCAAAACTTGAGATTGATGAGTCTTCTCAAGCACAAGCACGAGGCATGCAAGACATAATTGATGACATCATAAAACGTCTGAAGAAGAAGAG GTACCTTATTGTAATTGATGATTTGTGGGACCAGTCAACATGGAATACTATTAGCCGTGCCTTTCGAGAAGAATTTCCAGAAGATGCCAAGGGGAGTAGAGTAATAGTAACCACACGAGTGGAAGGCGTGGCTTATGGAGCATGTTACAGTCGACCTGAGTGCATTTACAGAATGAAGCCCCTCGGCGAACAAGACTCAAAAAGATTGTTTTTTCGTAGAGTATATGGGTCTGAAGATGACCATCCATCTCGATTTGAAGAAATCTCGGCTGAAATTCTGAAGAAGTGTGGTGGTCTCCCACTTGCAATCATTACTATAGCTAGCCTATTAGCTAGTCGTCCTCAAAGGATAAGGGATGAGTGGGAGAGCATTAGGAATTCTCTTGGAACCCAATTTGCGGTAAATCCCACATTGGAAGGGATGAGGAGTATATTAAACCTTAGCTACATCCATCTTCCGCTTCAACTCCGGGCTTCTTTTCTGCACCTTGGTTTCTATCCAGCAGACTGCGAGATTGAGAGGGATGATTTGGTTCGACAATGGTTAGCTGAAGGGCTTGTCAATAAGTTGCATGGCCGAGATATGGAGGTTGTTGCGAACAACTATTTTAATGAGCTTGTCAACAGAAGTTTGATTCAGCCTGACCGTACAAAGTGTGGGGAGTTGGTATCGTGCAGAGTACATGATATGATGCTCGATTTGATCCTAAGCAAGTGTGAAGAGCACAACTTTCTCAGAGTTGAATGCAATTCTGAAGACATGGCAAGAGAGCATGGCTCGAAATACAAGGTCCATCGCATATCCATGAACTTCAGCGGTGGTGGTGCAGCCGATGAGACGGCATCAGGGACCATACCTTCTAGCATGTCCCATGTTCGATCACTTGCACATTTCGGAGGATCCACGTACATGCCCCCTCTTTTGCATTTTAAGTATCTAAGGGTGATTCTCTTCAAAATTTTAGGGGACAAGACAACCGATCTCACTGCTATTAGCCAGTTGTTCCAACTGAAGTATTGA